One window of Pseudodesulfovibrio profundus genomic DNA carries:
- a CDS encoding sulfotransferase family protein, whose product MTVISVHVPKTGGSSFLDILRKNYGAKLLVDYGLEATTALAAMTSGEHEIVHGHFVADKYVDVQGARYITWLRDPIQRLFSHYQFWQRNKFPRSPFWRQQYYNNFTFEEFAFSPAVRNEQARYLGGMDIKTFSCIGITEFFVESMELFSKSLGMDIELDNLPQHRVNTLSKKGYELDDKGLRAALYEFHSLDYQLYIQGLEVFKSQYSQVSGCLDTRFWDLQKSSQKSFPPQFSLQKLLAEKQVSNVIGTYYYGDGWPINMWDTFRRDVVDEYLDEVRSDGFNTIILLFPMSLFKLKSSNQKAHEIFYNDLVFLLDKIRDKGLNFMFRLGYSWDGFPLSGDRGRVAFSVLCEGSSKDEFIEEARQLYLIAETYSEFLYGFITWEDLLMFPCNRAPKASEPMRIQLATELGFTGNSGAIPERDSGEFLGYLEFLDIKFTDLFMDLAVAFPRLSAEVRVDTTPYNDSDGGEHHYVHHRQFVETDCDVIGTYFATYMLPEKPTLNDMKRILSFVHRQLQVSDPSKKIFIDQLLLVIDESIGKGYSTISEKVIDAFVKWFPEWLDANSIGYATWAFCDYVWDVIFNGTFRYGPLGWEFGGNTMLVESAETRYVQMESGAWLRGGRILHFEPWPQRGCIQIELEVDDACSITVELSDSYTVELDKRDMSQVSSGKRQVITTEFEIVPEYLKILINGGAAKIYRVGLGKEISSCGGRDLNMNHRVTSRLIRELNNNYGGNC is encoded by the coding sequence ATGACAGTTATATCGGTTCATGTCCCGAAAACGGGTGGTAGTTCTTTCTTGGACATATTAAGGAAAAATTATGGGGCAAAGCTGTTGGTTGACTATGGCTTAGAAGCTACAACTGCTCTTGCTGCTATGACTTCTGGCGAACATGAAATTGTCCATGGTCATTTTGTTGCAGATAAATATGTTGATGTGCAGGGTGCAAGATATATCACATGGTTGCGGGATCCTATCCAGCGTTTGTTTTCACACTATCAGTTTTGGCAGCGTAACAAGTTTCCACGGAGTCCTTTTTGGCGTCAGCAGTATTATAACAATTTTACTTTTGAAGAGTTCGCCTTTTCTCCTGCTGTTCGAAATGAGCAGGCCCGATATTTGGGTGGCATGGATATTAAAACTTTTTCATGCATAGGTATCACTGAGTTCTTTGTAGAAAGTATGGAGCTTTTTTCGAAATCGCTGGGAATGGATATTGAACTAGATAATTTGCCGCAGCATCGTGTGAATACATTAAGCAAAAAAGGGTATGAGCTTGATGATAAAGGTCTCCGTGCTGCGTTGTATGAATTTCATAGTCTAGACTATCAACTATATATACAAGGGTTGGAGGTGTTTAAATCTCAGTACAGCCAAGTGTCAGGTTGTTTAGATACCAGGTTCTGGGACTTGCAAAAGAGTAGTCAGAAATCGTTCCCCCCCCAGTTCTCACTGCAAAAGTTGCTTGCTGAGAAGCAGGTTAGTAATGTTATCGGGACATATTACTATGGTGATGGTTGGCCCATCAATATGTGGGATACTTTCCGTCGGGATGTAGTCGATGAGTATCTTGATGAGGTCAGGTCTGACGGTTTTAATACGATTATTTTACTTTTTCCAATGTCGCTTTTTAAGCTTAAAAGTAGTAATCAGAAAGCGCATGAGATTTTTTATAATGACCTAGTTTTTCTTTTAGACAAAATTAGGGACAAAGGGTTGAACTTTATGTTTCGGCTGGGCTATTCTTGGGATGGATTCCCTCTCAGCGGAGATCGTGGTCGTGTGGCCTTCTCTGTGTTATGTGAAGGCTCTAGCAAAGATGAGTTTATTGAAGAAGCCCGCCAACTGTATTTGATCGCCGAGACATATTCAGAATTTCTTTATGGTTTTATTACATGGGAAGATCTACTAATGTTCCCTTGCAATCGTGCACCCAAAGCTAGTGAGCCGATGAGAATTCAATTAGCTACGGAACTTGGTTTTACAGGGAATAGCGGGGCAATCCCAGAAAGGGATTCAGGTGAATTTCTTGGATATCTGGAATTTCTCGATATCAAATTTACAGATTTATTTATGGATTTGGCAGTAGCCTTTCCAAGGCTGTCTGCTGAGGTTCGTGTCGACACGACTCCCTACAATGATTCGGATGGAGGAGAGCATCATTATGTTCATCATCGTCAGTTTGTAGAAACTGATTGTGACGTTATTGGTACGTATTTTGCGACATATATGCTGCCTGAAAAGCCAACTCTGAATGATATGAAAAGGATTCTAAGCTTTGTACACCGTCAGCTTCAGGTCTCAGATCCTTCTAAAAAGATATTTATAGACCAATTACTTTTGGTCATTGATGAAAGCATTGGCAAGGGCTATTCAACAATCAGTGAAAAAGTTATTGATGCATTCGTAAAATGGTTTCCTGAATGGCTTGATGCAAACAGTATTGGATATGCCACGTGGGCATTTTGTGATTATGTTTGGGATGTGATTTTTAATGGCACTTTTCGATATGGCCCTTTGGGCTGGGAGTTTGGGGGCAATACTATGCTTGTGGAAAGCGCAGAGACTCGTTACGTGCAAATGGAGTCGGGGGCTTGGTTGAGAGGGGGGAGAATCTTACATTTTGAACCATGGCCTCAGCGTGGATGCATTCAAATTGAGTTAGAGGTAGATGATGCCTGCTCTATTACTGTTGAGTTGAGCGATTCCTATACCGTTGAATTGGATAAACGAGACATGTCACAAGTAAGCTCTGGGAAAAGGCAAGTAATAACGACAGAATTTGAGATTGTTCCCGAGTATTTGAAGATTCTGATAAATGGAGGAGCGGCTAAGATATATCGGGTTGGTTTAGGGAAGGAAATTAGTTCCTGTGGCGGTAGAGACTTGAATATGAATCATCGGGTTACATCCAGATTGATCAGGGAATTGAATAATAATTACGGTGGAAACTGTTAG
- a CDS encoding class I SAM-dependent methyltransferase: MKSTSNFFRTLATRFENEDAKALQELLDWMRTSGNEASFFADKDVMLQFYWNMHPRFQFFKTVEHEGRLLDVGAGSGALQCWKGWMAPVRDDIRYFANDLTKGEYFDNCEGFFVHNLSEEPFVDHVAYFDSIFACHVLEHVPNWEPFFDNLIGALKPGGTLYLEWPTKKSAFFPQLAKFHEAGIAISTVNFYDDATHLHTADIAEVLPYLNDRGLEMTNMGYIENPFLGAELLKVGARENDQELNTYGLWMALGFSQYIVAKKRNDYEAG; this comes from the coding sequence GTGAAATCAACGAGTAATTTTTTCAGAACTCTTGCAACTCGCTTTGAGAACGAGGATGCAAAGGCTCTACAGGAGCTTCTTGATTGGATGCGAACGTCCGGTAATGAAGCTTCTTTCTTTGCTGACAAAGATGTGATGCTTCAGTTCTATTGGAATATGCATCCTCGTTTTCAGTTTTTTAAGACCGTTGAACATGAAGGACGGCTGTTGGATGTTGGGGCCGGAAGCGGTGCACTCCAATGCTGGAAGGGATGGATGGCACCGGTCAGAGATGACATTCGTTATTTTGCCAACGACCTGACCAAGGGTGAATATTTCGATAATTGTGAAGGTTTTTTTGTACACAACCTGTCTGAAGAGCCATTCGTTGATCACGTAGCATATTTTGATTCTATCTTTGCTTGTCATGTTCTGGAACATGTCCCGAATTGGGAGCCTTTTTTTGACAATCTGATTGGTGCACTCAAGCCAGGAGGGACATTGTATCTAGAGTGGCCCACCAAGAAGAGTGCGTTCTTTCCCCAATTGGCGAAGTTTCACGAAGCAGGCATAGCCATATCTACAGTGAATTTCTATGATGACGCTACTCACTTGCATACGGCAGACATTGCAGAAGTATTACCATATCTTAATGATCGTGGGCTGGAAATGACCAATATGGGATACATAGAAAACCCATTCCTCGGAGCCGAATTACTCAAGGTCGGCGCAAGGGAGAATGACCAAGAACTCAACACCTACGGACTGTGGATGGCTCTTGGCTTCTCCCAGTATATTGTAGCGAAAAAGCGGAATGATTATGAAGCTGGCTGA
- a CDS encoding RNA-guided endonuclease InsQ/TnpB family protein has protein sequence MGMKHRHDMPPFSKFFHLTASVDQDIFLSMDAVKGYVYRLKTNEGQAAVFKRWAGMNRFVWNMALGLQKRARDEEQAPIFYVEMASFLPHWKKDPFPWLAEGVAETYQQTLRDLDAAWKKCVREGAGAPRFKKRGRCRESFRFPQGFVFEGNRVRLPKIGWVGFFKSREMRGEARNITVFERAGKWYMSVCCKAEVPEPVHPSVSVVGLDLGVARFATLSDGSFIRPMNPLRAAEKALARAQRKYARTQKGSHRREKARLRIAKLQASIADARRDFLHKTSTELCKKHAGIILEDLRIRNMSASAKGTIEEPGRNVKAKSGLNKSILDQGWHAFRLMLEYKMRMFGGSVHVVNPAYTSQTCGNCGCVDAESRKSQSQFL, from the coding sequence ATGGGCATGAAGCATCGACACGACATGCCGCCCTTTTCTAAGTTCTTCCACTTGACTGCCTCCGTAGACCAAGATATATTTTTGAGCATGGATGCAGTCAAGGGTTATGTTTACAGGCTTAAGACCAATGAAGGTCAAGCCGCCGTTTTCAAGCGGTGGGCGGGCATGAATCGGTTTGTCTGGAACATGGCCTTGGGGCTTCAGAAAAGAGCCAGGGATGAGGAACAGGCTCCAATTTTCTACGTCGAAATGGCTTCGTTCCTTCCGCACTGGAAGAAAGACCCCTTCCCCTGGCTGGCCGAAGGCGTGGCCGAAACCTACCAGCAAACGCTTCGTGACCTGGATGCGGCCTGGAAGAAGTGTGTCCGGGAAGGCGCAGGAGCGCCCAGGTTCAAAAAGCGGGGACGCTGCCGGGAATCCTTCCGCTTTCCCCAGGGATTTGTTTTCGAGGGCAACAGGGTCCGGCTCCCCAAGATCGGATGGGTTGGCTTCTTCAAGTCCCGTGAAATGCGTGGCGAAGCCAGAAACATTACCGTCTTCGAGCGGGCCGGGAAATGGTACATGTCCGTGTGCTGCAAGGCGGAAGTTCCCGAACCTGTTCACCCGTCCGTTTCCGTAGTGGGCCTTGATCTTGGCGTAGCTCGTTTTGCTACGCTCTCCGACGGTTCTTTCATCCGTCCGATGAATCCTTTGAGGGCCGCTGAAAAGGCCCTTGCCCGTGCACAACGTAAGTACGCTCGAACTCAAAAAGGCAGTCATCGCCGTGAGAAGGCGCGACTGCGAATTGCAAAACTTCAGGCCAGCATTGCCGATGCGCGAAGAGATTTCCTGCACAAGACTTCCACAGAACTCTGCAAAAAACACGCGGGGATTATTTTGGAGGACTTGCGCATTCGAAATATGTCCGCAAGCGCGAAGGGAACTATTGAAGAGCCTGGGCGTAATGTGAAGGCCAAGAGCGGTTTGAATAAAAGCATCCTTGACCAAGGGTGGCACGCTTTCAGACTTATGCTTGAATACAAAATGCGTATGTTTGGAGGGAGTGTTCACGTTGTTAATCCAGCTTACACATCACAAACTTGCGGAAATTGCGGTTGTGTTGATGCTGAAAGCCGGAAGAGTCAAAGCCAATTCCTTTAG
- a CDS encoding class I SAM-dependent methyltransferase — MDVQERHAVNRREGDICAECGSSLRLIAFASVVKDVLHGRFEVEVSSWGDIPDALRRSGKVLDIWECNDLSVLHPYLQDTPGLVYTQYASMLPEVPSEDLMDLGFGDNAFDLILMTDVLEHVLDLGAALSEMARVLKPGGAIVLTVPVLMNRKTRQRAVLDSSGEVRTILEPSYHGAPEDELADLLVAHEFGSDVTSLFQDFFDVALHNEEDLPFGANTVFVLTTKS, encoded by the coding sequence TTGGATGTTCAAGAACGCCATGCTGTCAATCGTCGTGAAGGGGATATCTGCGCCGAATGCGGGAGTTCATTGCGGCTCATCGCTTTTGCCAGCGTTGTCAAAGACGTTTTGCATGGAAGATTTGAAGTGGAGGTGTCCTCTTGGGGGGACATCCCTGATGCATTAAGACGATCGGGAAAAGTTTTGGACATATGGGAGTGCAATGATCTTTCCGTGCTGCATCCCTACCTCCAAGACACGCCGGGGCTGGTTTACACGCAGTATGCGTCAATGTTGCCGGAGGTGCCGTCGGAAGATTTGATGGACCTTGGGTTCGGCGACAATGCTTTTGACCTGATATTGATGACGGATGTTCTTGAACATGTCCTGGATTTGGGGGCGGCGCTAAGTGAAATGGCTCGTGTCCTCAAACCGGGAGGGGCGATAGTTCTAACCGTGCCGGTATTGATGAACAGGAAAACCAGACAACGGGCTGTTCTGGATTCTTCCGGTGAAGTACGTACCATCCTTGAACCGTCTTACCATGGTGCTCCCGAAGATGAATTGGCTGATTTGCTAGTGGCTCATGAATTTGGTAGTGATGTGACATCGTTGTTTCAGGACTTTTTTGATGTAGCTCTGCACAATGAAGAGGATCTGCCTTTTGGAGCCAACACTGTTTTTGTCCTGACTACGAAAAGCTAA
- a CDS encoding TylF/MycF/NovP-related O-methyltransferase, whose product MKLAEDLLVKQLESKGYIVQKISEALPGIPEREMYKPFVNPWSIFSPWDHDETIQDVIAQLVSKGRMTLVSRDRLWILMNLAKQAFTLDGEVWEAGVYQGGTALLFHETLKQVGASRTIRLFDTFQGMPETDKNFDKHSAGDFADTDVDAVKDLVGEADYIDFRKGFVPDTFAGLEDKIIAMAHIDLDIYPAILAACEFVYPRMASGGFMLFDDYGFHSCPGARKAVDEFFADKPEVYISLPTGQCFVVKL is encoded by the coding sequence ATGAAGCTGGCTGAAGACTTGCTCGTCAAGCAATTAGAGTCTAAGGGGTATATCGTTCAAAAGATTAGTGAGGCTTTGCCTGGCATCCCGGAACGAGAAATGTATAAGCCTTTTGTAAACCCGTGGTCCATCTTTAGTCCGTGGGACCATGATGAAACCATTCAAGATGTCATAGCTCAACTGGTTTCAAAAGGGCGCATGACTCTTGTTTCACGCGATAGATTGTGGATTCTCATGAACCTGGCAAAACAGGCGTTTACTCTGGACGGTGAAGTTTGGGAAGCGGGCGTTTACCAAGGAGGTACCGCGCTTCTTTTTCACGAAACTTTGAAGCAAGTTGGTGCTAGCAGGACAATCCGTTTGTTCGACACCTTCCAGGGAATGCCCGAAACAGATAAGAACTTCGATAAGCATAGTGCTGGTGACTTCGCTGATACGGATGTGGACGCTGTCAAAGATCTAGTGGGGGAAGCTGACTACATCGATTTTAGGAAGGGGTTCGTCCCTGATACTTTTGCAGGACTGGAAGACAAAATTATTGCCATGGCTCATATTGATTTGGATATTTATCCAGCTATCTTAGCGGCTTGTGAGTTTGTCTATCCACGTATGGCTTCAGGCGGTTTTATGCTTTTCGATGACTATGGCTTCCACTCATGCCCTGGAGCCAGAAAGGCTGTGGATGAATTTTTTGCGGATAAGCCAGAAGTGTATATTTCGCTGCCGACAGGGCAGTGCTTCGTCGTAAAATTGTAA
- a CDS encoding class I SAM-dependent methyltransferase, translating into MARWLRRIKHALTVNKRADLLRALQAGSTVLDVGCGNDAAFHAKNINPNIVYEGVDVGDYNILHKDAFDVYTIVQSEDFALTLENMDKEYDLVISNHNLEHCLYPYRMIDAMCARIKPGGLLYLAFPNEDSIGFPCRAGSLNFYDDCTHKWLPRGHLVVDRVRDNGLSMIESHIPFRPRTEYWMGWVMEPWSSLTQKTMAGTWAYWGFENVLLAQRPV; encoded by the coding sequence GTGGCGCGGTGGTTGCGTCGTATTAAACACGCCCTGACTGTAAATAAGCGGGCGGATTTGCTGCGTGCGCTGCAAGCAGGCTCTACGGTTTTAGACGTGGGGTGTGGCAACGACGCGGCATTCCACGCCAAGAACATCAATCCTAATATCGTGTACGAGGGGGTTGATGTTGGCGATTACAATATCCTTCATAAAGATGCCTTCGATGTCTATACTATTGTTCAAAGCGAAGATTTCGCATTGACACTTGAGAACATGGACAAAGAGTATGACCTTGTCATTTCCAATCACAATCTTGAGCACTGCCTTTATCCTTACCGCATGATTGACGCCATGTGCGCTCGGATCAAGCCCGGTGGTTTGTTGTACCTCGCTTTTCCCAATGAAGATTCCATAGGATTTCCGTGTCGCGCCGGATCTCTGAATTTTTATGATGACTGCACGCACAAATGGTTACCGCGAGGGCATCTTGTGGTTGATCGTGTTCGAGATAATGGCTTGAGCATGATCGAATCGCATATTCCATTTCGCCCCCGTACAGAGTATTGGATGGGGTGGGTCATGGAACCATGGAGCAGTTTGACGCAAAAGACTATGGCTGGGACATGGGCGTATTGGGGATTTGAAAACGTATTGTTGGCACAACGCCCAGTTTGA
- a CDS encoding GHMP family kinase ATP-binding protein, which translates to MSIFIRSKAPLRLGFGGGGTDIAEYSSRFGGAIINTTISRYAYATIEPLVNGTIELCCTDRHQYSIHESALELETQNGQQLLVGVYNRIVRDYVKKPLSFRLTTSVDAPPGSGLGSSSTLVVAILGAFCEWLKLPLGDYDIAHLAYEIERVDLALAGGKQDQFAATFGGFNFMEFNRDGSTLVNPLRVKQEFVNELEHNLLLLYTCVSRDSATIIDDQKKFVNEDNQSRIEALHSVKKSASALKKGVLTGDLDCVGRLLRDGWESKKRSSDVISNQSIDAIISDALKAGALGAKISGAGGGGFMMIYCPGNTRYAVLDALSGHTVEPADFRFVNHGLETWTRNHTY; encoded by the coding sequence ATGTCAATATTCATACGTTCAAAAGCGCCACTTCGACTCGGTTTTGGGGGGGGCGGTACCGATATTGCTGAATATTCGTCTCGATTCGGCGGGGCAATTATCAACACTACGATTTCCCGGTATGCTTACGCGACCATAGAGCCCCTGGTTAACGGGACAATCGAACTCTGTTGCACTGATCGCCACCAGTATTCCATACACGAATCCGCCCTAGAATTGGAGACCCAAAATGGGCAACAGCTTCTGGTTGGGGTATATAATAGAATTGTTCGGGACTATGTCAAAAAGCCTCTTTCCTTTCGTTTAACCACATCGGTTGATGCGCCTCCCGGTTCTGGCCTGGGGTCTTCTTCCACGTTGGTTGTCGCTATTTTGGGTGCCTTTTGTGAGTGGCTTAAGCTGCCACTCGGGGATTATGATATCGCTCATCTCGCATATGAGATTGAACGTGTGGATCTCGCTCTTGCCGGAGGCAAGCAGGACCAATTCGCTGCGACTTTCGGTGGGTTTAATTTTATGGAATTTAACCGTGACGGTTCCACCCTGGTCAACCCGCTCAGGGTCAAGCAGGAATTTGTCAATGAATTGGAACACAATCTATTGTTACTCTATACTTGTGTGAGTCGAGATTCGGCCACGATCATCGATGACCAGAAGAAATTTGTTAATGAGGACAATCAGAGTCGTATTGAGGCATTGCACAGCGTGAAAAAGTCAGCAAGCGCTTTGAAAAAGGGGGTCCTGACCGGAGATCTCGACTGCGTAGGCAGGCTGCTTCGTGATGGTTGGGAGAGCAAAAAACGAAGCTCTGATGTTATCTCCAATCAGAGTATTGATGCAATCATTTCTGACGCATTGAAGGCCGGTGCATTGGGTGCAAAAATATCAGGTGCCGGTGGCGGTGGTTTTATGATGATTTACTGCCCTGGTAATACGCGATATGCAGTGCTTGATGCCTTGTCGGGGCACACTGTCGAACCGGCGGATTTTCGATTCGTGAATCATGGTCTCGAGACTTGGACACGAAATCATACATACTAA
- a CDS encoding nucleotidyltransferase family protein has protein sequence MIHQAVILAGGKGTRLGKLTEAMPKPVLPVGGDPFINYLIWNLTRYGVTDIVISSGYHHEQLVSILDCHPVSGVDIRFVQESTPLGTGGGLRNCLSILDDQFFVLNGDSIFDLNYHDLAKRAGSGAAIGLRRVDDTARYGRVEVTDDLATSFREKGESGPGFINSGIYCLTKAIVEDMPDGESSLECDLFPRLAAQKQLGAGQYTGFFIDIGIPEDFNRAQESVPAWKRMAASSEME, from the coding sequence GTGATCCACCAGGCAGTCATACTCGCAGGCGGCAAAGGAACCCGACTCGGCAAGCTGACCGAGGCCATGCCCAAGCCGGTGCTCCCCGTAGGCGGCGATCCATTTATCAATTATCTTATCTGGAATCTGACCCGTTACGGGGTTACTGACATCGTGATTTCGTCGGGCTATCATCACGAACAGCTTGTCTCAATCCTCGATTGTCATCCCGTCTCCGGCGTGGACATCCGTTTCGTTCAGGAAAGTACTCCGTTGGGAACCGGAGGAGGTCTGCGTAATTGCCTTTCGATTTTGGACGATCAATTTTTTGTACTCAACGGCGATTCAATCTTTGACCTCAATTATCATGATCTGGCGAAACGAGCTGGTTCCGGTGCTGCTATTGGCTTGCGCCGGGTGGATGACACAGCTCGGTATGGCCGGGTCGAAGTGACGGATGATCTGGCAACCAGCTTTCGCGAGAAAGGGGAGAGTGGCCCCGGCTTTATCAATAGCGGCATCTATTGCCTGACGAAGGCAATTGTTGAAGATATGCCGGATGGTGAATCCTCTCTTGAGTGTGATCTTTTCCCCCGTCTCGCGGCCCAAAAACAGCTGGGTGCAGGACAATACACCGGCTTTTTTATCGACATAGGTATCCCTGAAGATTTCAATCGTGCCCAGGAATCGGTCCCGGCCTGGAAACGCATGGCGGCTTCCAGCGAGATGGAGTAA
- a CDS encoding class I SAM-dependent methyltransferase, translating into MISGALDPLFADKWHDIRCVDLACNQGFFSMELARKGCREVLGIEARQETVNEANLMRDCLGLMNATYVQGDVMAMDGSEYEAFDIVLMLGLIYHLENPVGALRIAKAMTKGVLLVESQVGPEIEGKIDWGTCEMQQPVHGAFTIIDETEQFANPLGSVTGIALCPSPQAIVWILKALGFARVEILPLPDNAYEQFVAGKRVMIAAYTA; encoded by the coding sequence ATGATCAGTGGTGCGCTTGATCCGCTTTTTGCTGACAAGTGGCATGACATTCGTTGTGTCGATCTGGCCTGCAATCAGGGCTTTTTTTCAATGGAATTGGCTCGTAAGGGGTGCCGTGAAGTTCTCGGCATCGAGGCCCGTCAGGAGACTGTGAACGAGGCTAATCTCATGCGCGACTGCCTCGGCCTGATGAATGCGACCTATGTGCAGGGTGATGTCATGGCCATGGATGGGAGCGAATATGAGGCGTTTGATATAGTGCTCATGCTCGGACTCATCTATCACCTTGAGAACCCGGTTGGCGCCTTGCGCATTGCGAAAGCTATGACCAAGGGAGTGCTCCTCGTTGAATCTCAGGTCGGCCCAGAGATTGAGGGTAAAATCGACTGGGGGACGTGTGAGATGCAGCAGCCAGTACACGGAGCCTTTACCATTATCGACGAGACTGAACAGTTTGCCAATCCTCTGGGGAGTGTCACCGGAATAGCCTTGTGCCCAAGCCCTCAGGCTATTGTCTGGATACTCAAAGCCCTTGGCTTTGCGCGGGTGGAGATATTACCTTTACCTGATAATGCGTATGAACAATTTGTTGCCGGAAAGCGGGTGATGATTGCCGCCTATACGGCATAA
- a CDS encoding IS3 family transposase (programmed frameshift), whose protein sequence is MSKTRKRFSAEFKARVALDALSGEHTLSELASKYGVHPNQVSQWKKQAKEGIVASFSGKAVGRQDNGAQIKELHAKIGQLTVEKDFLQQAFQNLSCERRREVVDKTHPELSIRRQCRILKLYRSTYYYEPIGESPANLALMRRIDELFMELPFFGSRQMRNTLRDEGQRVGRERVRRLMRKMGLMAIYQKPKTSHPHPQHKTYPYLLRHKAITKPNQVWCADITYIPMTRGFLYLVAVMDWHSRAVLSWRLSNTMDADFCVSALEEALNRYGVPEIFNTDQGSQFTSYEFTRTLREAGIRISMDGRGRWMDNVMIERLWRSLKYECAYLREMGTGSELRQALAWWFDFYNNRRPHFAFDGKKPMEIYQNRSRPEGVPPLAWNERAA, encoded by the exons ATGTCCAAGACGAGAAAACGTTTCAGCGCGGAATTCAAAGCCCGAGTCGCCCTGGATGCCCTGTCCGGGGAACACACCCTGTCGGAACTCGCCAGCAAGTACGGCGTACACCCCAATCAGGTTTCCCAGTGGAAGAAGCAGGCCAAGGAAGGGATCGTGGCGTCCTTTTCAGGCAAGGCCGTCGGCCGTCAGGATAACGGGGCCCAGATCAAGGAGCTTCACGCCAAGATTGGCCAGCTCACGGTGGAGAAGGATTTTTTGCAACAAGCCTTC CAAAATTTGAGCTGTGAGCGAAGGCGAGAGGTGGTCGACAAGACTCACCCCGAGCTCAGTATCCGGCGGCAATGCCGAATTCTCAAGCTGTACCGATCGACGTACTACTACGAACCGATCGGCGAATCTCCGGCCAACCTGGCCCTTATGCGCCGAATCGATGAGTTGTTTATGGAGCTGCCGTTTTTCGGTTCCAGACAGATGCGTAATACCCTACGAGACGAAGGGCAAAGGGTCGGTCGTGAACGGGTACGACGTCTGATGCGTAAAATGGGCCTGATGGCGATTTACCAAAAGCCAAAGACAAGCCATCCGCATCCGCAACATAAGACGTATCCGTATTTGCTGCGGCACAAGGCGATTACGAAGCCCAATCAGGTTTGGTGTGCCGACATCACGTATATCCCCATGACACGCGGCTTCTTATACCTTGTGGCGGTCATGGACTGGCACAGTCGGGCCGTCCTGTCGTGGAGGCTCTCAAACACGATGGATGCTGATTTCTGCGTGTCTGCCTTGGAAGAAGCCCTGAATCGTTATGGGGTGCCGGAAATCTTCAACACCGACCAGGGATCACAGTTCACCAGCTACGAGTTCACACGGACGCTCAGAGAGGCTGGAATTCGTATCTCCATGGACGGTCGAGGCCGATGGATGGATAATGTGATGATCGAGCGTCTGTGGCGTTCGTTGAAATATGAATGTGCTTACCTGCGTGAGATGGGAACCGGAAGCGAACTGCGGCAAGCCTTGGCTTGGTGGTTCGATTTCTACAACAATCGACGTCCGCATTTTGCTTTTGACGGCAAGAAGCCGATGGAGATATATCAGAACCGTTCCAGGCCAGAGGGGGTACCCCCTCTGGCCTGGAACGAAAGAGCGGCGTAG
- a CDS encoding class I SAM-dependent methyltransferase, with amino-acid sequence MDRIKKQGFLCSFSGGKVEPGLFNVQSANYREDFLYNGLNSRLRAVICELNKVVAEKGDNDIRIYAPEAVTPFALLLRGRYPRFLGSEYSDDQLVRDGLFPILCEDLLSLSFSDSAFDVVVINDVFEHVPDIDKCLEELARVIVPGGKLISTFPFNMGADESVVKARLTDSGIEHLTEPEYHGNPVDPQGSLVFEIPGWDILGRAQAAGWRKVEIVYHHSAKYGIISNGFSGIFTLVAEK; translated from the coding sequence GTGGACAGGATTAAGAAACAAGGTTTCCTTTGTTCGTTTTCTGGCGGAAAAGTGGAACCGGGGTTGTTCAATGTGCAATCGGCTAATTATAGAGAAGATTTTCTTTATAATGGTTTGAATAGTAGATTGAGAGCGGTTATTTGTGAATTGAACAAAGTTGTTGCCGAGAAGGGCGATAACGATATTCGGATATATGCCCCTGAAGCTGTAACGCCATTTGCGTTGTTGCTTCGAGGGCGTTATCCGCGATTTCTTGGTTCAGAATATAGTGATGATCAATTAGTTCGTGACGGCTTATTTCCTATACTATGTGAAGATTTGTTGTCCCTCTCTTTTTCTGATTCAGCATTTGATGTCGTTGTCATCAATGATGTTTTTGAACATGTTCCGGACATTGATAAGTGTCTGGAAGAACTTGCTCGTGTGATTGTCCCTGGCGGTAAACTCATTTCGACCTTTCCATTCAATATGGGGGCGGATGAGTCCGTTGTGAAAGCCAGACTAACAGATTCGGGCATAGAGCATCTCACTGAGCCTGAGTATCATGGAAACCCGGTTGACCCGCAGGGCAGCCTTGTTTTCGAGATACCAGGTTGGGATATTCTTGGTAGAGCTCAGGCGGCCGGTTGGAGGAAGGTGGAAATTGTTTATCATCACTCAGCGAAGTATGGCATTATCAGCAATGGGTTTTCAGGGATTTTCACTCTGGTTGCAGAAAAGTAA